Genomic DNA from Ictidomys tridecemlineatus isolate mIctTri1 chromosome 6, mIctTri1.hap1, whole genome shotgun sequence:
GCATCCCAGAAAGGATTAAGTCATCCTAAATAATGGCACAGAACTTAATATGATGTCTTTGGAGCAAGTTTACAACTTTCCATACCAGAGCCAATGTCCAGGTAAGGAATACATTATAGGCACAAGCACAGTACCAAGCCAGGAAACAGCTGCTACCTTATAAATGCGAATTGGTTAGCTGCATTCAAAGTCCCTACAAATCTAAGAAATTGGATTCTGTGACTcttaagaaaagaaagtagaaatatatatatgcagGTGCATGTGCATATATATCTACTTTTTTCCTAAGCCCCAAAAGGGAGGAAGTGGGGAAGATGGGAGAGAAGGCTGGGGAAGTCCTACTGAAAGTGCCTTATAGGGATACTCCCATCAACACTaccattaaaaacattttttaatctctCCAGGGTAATTTCTTCCTCATTAATCTCACCTTTTCTTCTCTTCAGATTTTTCTACAAAAGACCCAAATCcacaaagcaaacaaataaaatgtaatttgagTCCTCTTTAGGATCCAGGTTAGTTTACTCCTTCTAAGTCCTCAGAGCTGCTTCTACCCTTGCTAATTAGCACTCCTGTAGAAGGAAGATTCTTTGCCATGAAGCTAAGCATGAAACCCCCTTAGCCCTACGCTTTGTCTGAGATGAGTCACAGAAAGCACCTATGTAATTAACATAACACCCTAAGAATActgacagagagaaagaaactccAGGAACTAGGACCAGATTATTATTCTGTTAATTATTATATAACACTGCTTTGTCAAAGGGCTGACTCAATTAATTGACATTGTACAACTTCAGTGGGTGTGTCCAACTTGCTAAAGTGTACACCTGAGGGGCAGGGAGCAAAAGTTCTGGGAAAGAGTAAGGTAGAAAAGAGGGACTTTTGATTCTGATATTCATTCTAAGGCTCACCTTTGCCCTTTTCAGATGGGAGGGACCGGAAACCTCAAGATTATCTGATTCTTACCAGTAGGATTCCTTTACAAAAAGCAAGAATCATCTTCCAGAGCAACCAGGAGTCCATCCAGACTCTGAAACCCCCTCATCCAACCACTGCCCACCTAGTCCCTTTCAAGGACAACCCTTTACTAGCAGGGCTCCAGAGGACACTGACCTTGCCATGCTTGTGGTGTTTGTGCATCTTTTTATgagctttcttcattttcttccgcATCTTCTTGTCCATTATCATTCCTGGGCCTACCATGCCAGGAGCCATGGGGTTCACAGGAGGCATACCAGGGGCGGGTGGTGGGTATGGAGGAGGGTAGGGACCTGAGGGTTGATGTCCTGGATATCCTGGTTGTGGAACAGGATAAGGGGACACACCTGGAGGAAAACCTGGCATCCCCTGGGGAGGTCCTGGGGGAGTAGGACAGGGACCAGGAGGAAAAGCCGGATTGACAGGTGGTGGATGTGGTGGATACCCAGGATTGGAACCTCCAGGGTACCCCAAGTTGGGGGGATGTGGATTTGGCCCTGGGTGCCCTGGTGGAAGAACcagagaacaaataaatattagtatAACCCAAAacctctgacaaaaaaaaaaaaaaaagaaaaaagatcgaCTTTCTTACCTAGtacttaaaggaaaataaaaggcaagGGGATGGGAGGTTAAGCGAGAGAAACGTGAgttggggagaaaaaggaaaacgtCCTGGCAGGGCTGGGAAGAAAGAGACAATGAACTCTGGGAAGCCAAAATTTTGGTAGCAGTGGGCCAAGGAGAACTTTGCTTTTGCAGGTGAACCAACAGgcagaggggggggggggggctgttaatacaagaaaacttcctgTTGTGCGGCCCATTGGAAAGTGAGTGGGCTGGGAGAGGATATTCCCCCAAACACCTACCGGCGCTGGGATTCCACATATTCAGGTGTTTCCTCAAGcctgaggagaaagaaaagaggcaaaAAGATGACGGCTCTAAGGTGGATACTAAGGCGATTTAGAGCTGGAGCCCAACCTCCGTGTCCCCGCCTCGCCTAGGTTCGCCCACTTCGAAAACCACCGTAGCCCCGCGTAAATGTTTCTTTTCAGTCGTTCCTTCGCCCCCAATATCTACCGTATTCCCAGTTCCCTGATCTGATTTCCAGGGCCCCTCCACCTTCACCTTCACCACCTGCGACCGCTC
This window encodes:
- the Prr13 gene encoding proline-rich protein 13, yielding MWNPSAGHPGPNPHPPNLGYPGGSNPGYPPHPPPVNPAFPPGPCPTPPGPPQGMPGFPPGVSPYPVPQPGYPGHQPSGPYPPPYPPPAPGMPPVNPMAPGMVGPGMIMDKKMRKKMKKAHKKMHKHHKHGKHSSSSSSSSSDSD